A genomic region of Lysinibacillus sp. 2017 contains the following coding sequences:
- a CDS encoding SDR family NAD(P)-dependent oxidoreductase, translating into MFQNKTVIITGAAQGIGRSVANHFAKSGANVVIADMNENLGFQLSGELLKDGYSALFLKTDVRNEENVRQTVETAISRFGGIDILVNNAGKGKWISPLELTLDEWDDIINTNLRSVFLCSREAAKHMENGGAIINLASTRAFMSEPHSESYAASKGGIVALTHALASSFSEFNITVNSISPGWIETGDYEALKEADHTQHFSNRVGKPDDIARACLYLANPENNFITGTNLTIDGGMTKKMIYEE; encoded by the coding sequence ATGTTCCAAAACAAAACAGTTATTATCACAGGGGCTGCTCAAGGGATTGGTCGTTCAGTGGCAAATCATTTTGCTAAGTCAGGTGCCAATGTTGTCATTGCAGACATGAATGAAAACTTAGGTTTCCAACTGTCAGGTGAATTATTAAAGGATGGTTACTCGGCATTATTTTTAAAAACGGATGTACGAAATGAAGAAAATGTACGTCAAACAGTTGAAACGGCTATTTCACGCTTTGGTGGCATTGATATATTAGTCAACAACGCAGGGAAAGGAAAATGGATTTCACCATTAGAGCTAACACTTGATGAATGGGATGATATCATCAATACCAATTTACGAAGCGTATTTTTATGCTCGCGTGAAGCAGCAAAGCATATGGAAAATGGTGGCGCTATTATTAATCTTGCCTCCACACGAGCTTTTATGTCAGAACCACATTCTGAAAGCTACGCGGCATCAAAAGGTGGTATTGTAGCACTTACACATGCACTAGCAAGTTCGTTTAGTGAATTCAATATTACTGTAAATAGCATTTCTCCAGGCTGGATTGAAACTGGAGATTACGAGGCACTAAAAGAAGCGGATCATACGCAGCATTTTTCAAACCGCGTAGGAAAACCAGATGATATTGCACGTGCCTGTTTGTATTTAGCAAATCCAGAAAATAATTTTATTACCGGAACGAACTTAACAATTGATGGTGGAATGACGAAGAAAATGATATATGAAGAATAA
- a CDS encoding C40 family peptidase translates to MNNLTKKVASVAIGTSILFSSVTGASAATYSVKSGDTLTKIANQYGMNYKVIMDQNGLKSTNINVGQKLQIGSTTSTKTATSVTSTSNEKVVSIAKNYLGARYIFGGSSPYGFDCSGFIYYVLKKSGKSIYRTSASSYYSISQKVSSPKVGDLVFFSNTYKKGISHVGIYIGSGKMISASGSDVNISSVHSGYWKNHFTAYGRI, encoded by the coding sequence ATGAATAATTTAACGAAAAAAGTGGCTTCAGTAGCAATAGGGACATCTATTTTATTTTCGTCAGTAACAGGTGCATCTGCAGCAACATATTCAGTGAAAAGTGGAGATACATTAACGAAAATCGCAAATCAGTATGGTATGAATTATAAAGTGATTATGGATCAAAACGGTTTAAAATCAACGAATATAAATGTTGGTCAAAAATTACAAATTGGCAGTACAACTTCTACAAAAACAGCAACAAGTGTAACTTCTACAAGTAACGAGAAAGTTGTAAGTATTGCTAAAAATTACCTTGGCGCACGTTATATATTTGGTGGTTCTTCACCATATGGATTTGATTGTTCTGGCTTTATTTATTATGTACTTAAGAAATCGGGGAAATCAATTTACCGTACATCGGCATCAAGCTACTATAGCATATCTCAAAAAGTATCTTCACCAAAAGTGGGGGATTTAGTATTCTTTAGCAATACATATAAAAAAGGTATTTCACACGTAGGCATTTATATTGGTAGTGGCAAAATGATTAGTGCAAGTGGTTCAGATGTCAATATTTCATCTGTTCATTCAGGTTATTGGAAAAACCATTTCACTGCTTATGGCCGTATTTAA
- a CDS encoding cation diffusion facilitator family transporter: protein MEQYTNLRAGEKGAYLSIIAYIFLSALKLAYGYIGDSEALKADGLNNTTDIIASIAVLIGLRISQRPPDDDHRYGHFRAETIASLVASFIMIYVGIEVLIGAGKNIFSPIRQNPSSITIFVSLFSAVVMYGVYIYNIRLAKKINSNAVKAAAYDNRSDALVSIGTAIGITAAMLGFPIIDTITAFIIGLIIIKTAIEIFKDSVFSLTDGFDSQFLREIKENLEQMPRVREIVEVRGRQHGSLLLVDVTVSVNPNLNVRDSHSITEEIEEVVQQLNPYAMTFVHIEPYEPKDKIVCDDDFHF, encoded by the coding sequence TTGGAGCAGTATACAAACTTACGTGCTGGTGAAAAAGGCGCTTATCTATCCATTATTGCCTATATTTTTTTAAGCGCTCTTAAATTAGCATATGGTTATATCGGTGATTCGGAGGCGTTAAAAGCAGACGGACTAAATAATACGACAGATATTATTGCTTCGATTGCCGTATTAATTGGCTTACGAATTTCTCAACGACCACCAGATGATGATCACCGCTACGGCCATTTCCGTGCAGAAACAATTGCTTCATTAGTTGCTTCCTTCATTATGATTTATGTAGGTATTGAAGTATTAATTGGAGCTGGAAAGAATATCTTCTCTCCAATTCGCCAAAATCCCAGTAGCATAACCATCTTTGTTTCTTTATTTAGTGCTGTTGTTATGTATGGTGTCTATATATACAATATTCGACTGGCTAAAAAGATTAACAGTAATGCTGTGAAAGCAGCTGCATATGACAATCGTTCTGATGCTCTGGTTAGTATCGGAACTGCTATTGGTATTACTGCAGCGATGTTAGGATTCCCTATTATCGATACGATTACTGCATTTATTATCGGTTTAATCATTATTAAAACAGCAATTGAAATTTTTAAAGACTCGGTTTTTTCATTAACTGACGGTTTTGATAGTCAATTTTTAAGGGAAATTAAAGAGAATTTAGAACAAATGCCGCGCGTCCGTGAAATTGTGGAAGTACGTGGAAGACAGCATGGTAGCCTACTTTTAGTGGATGTAACGGTTAGTGTGAATCCAAATTTAAATGTTCGTGATTCGCATAGCATTACTGAGGAAATTGAAGAGGTCGTACAACAACTAAATCCATATGCGATGACATTTGTCCATATTGAACCATATGAACCCAAAGACAAAATTGTTTGTGATGATGATTTTCATTTTTAA
- a CDS encoding translation factor GTPase family protein, producing the protein MYKTIGVLAHVDAGKTTFCEQLLYHTNSIKERGRVDHQDAFLDNHEIERQRGITIFAEQGRIDYKGDIYTLIDTPGHVDFAPEMERAIHVMDVAIVIISAVDGIEGHTETVWQLLRDNLVPTFIFINKTDREGADVGHFFASIQKELSQDALLLDDGMNDVVKEWLAERDETLMDAYFANQLDEETCINSLRKRITEQKCVVCMAGSALKDEGVLEFFEQLANLTTTSYDSDEPFQAQVFKIRHDNAHRLTFMKALAGTLQVRDEFAFGDATEKVTEIRIYNGKRFEQVQQVQAGDIFAVKGLSTPVIGNMIGQSQANPKPFEMVPTLQAKVIYNGQQHMKEVTRMFRELEAEEPSLRVVWNEQFQEISVHVMGIIQLEVLEEVLRERFGLDVQFGKPQILYMETINTCVTGCGHFEPLKHYAEVHLKMEPNERGKGNTFSNACHADDLSVGHQRLIEKHLFEKEHHGLLTGFSVTDIHFTLLTGRAHNKHTTGGDFREATFRALRQGLEQVPNVLLEPFYRFKMKASNEHIGRMMSDIQQASGIFDAPILTEDKVVIVGRAPVATFMDYSTQLATYTNGKGALTLQFDGYDLCHNSAEVIEQIGYNKYADPAYTSSSIFCAKGKGYSVPWQEAKAAMHCLVEN; encoded by the coding sequence TTGTATAAAACAATCGGAGTACTGGCACATGTTGATGCAGGGAAAACAACCTTTTGTGAGCAGTTACTTTATCATACAAACAGCATTAAAGAGCGCGGTCGCGTCGATCATCAAGACGCCTTTTTGGATAACCATGAAATCGAGCGTCAGCGTGGAATTACCATTTTTGCAGAACAAGGACGCATTGATTATAAAGGGGACATATACACCTTAATTGATACGCCTGGACACGTAGATTTTGCCCCTGAAATGGAGCGTGCCATTCATGTTATGGACGTTGCTATTGTCATTATTAGCGCAGTAGACGGTATCGAAGGTCATACAGAAACCGTATGGCAATTACTACGTGATAATCTAGTACCAACCTTTATTTTTATTAATAAAACAGATCGTGAAGGCGCGGATGTAGGCCATTTTTTTGCATCGATTCAAAAAGAATTATCACAAGACGCACTGCTTCTTGATGATGGCATGAACGATGTGGTAAAAGAATGGCTCGCAGAACGAGATGAAACACTGATGGATGCTTATTTCGCAAATCAATTAGATGAAGAAACTTGTATCAATAGCTTACGCAAACGGATTACTGAGCAAAAGTGTGTTGTTTGTATGGCAGGGTCAGCATTAAAAGATGAAGGGGTACTGGAATTTTTTGAACAGCTCGCCAATTTAACGACAACGTCATATGATAGCGATGAACCATTTCAAGCCCAAGTGTTTAAAATCCGTCATGACAACGCGCATCGTTTAACCTTTATGAAAGCATTGGCTGGGACACTGCAAGTACGAGATGAATTTGCGTTTGGAGATGCTACTGAAAAAGTAACAGAAATTCGTATATATAACGGCAAACGTTTTGAACAGGTGCAACAAGTTCAAGCAGGAGATATTTTTGCAGTAAAGGGACTTTCTACACCTGTTATCGGCAATATGATTGGACAATCACAAGCAAATCCGAAACCTTTTGAAATGGTGCCAACATTACAGGCCAAGGTCATTTATAATGGTCAGCAACATATGAAAGAAGTAACACGCATGTTCCGTGAATTAGAAGCAGAAGAACCGAGCTTACGAGTCGTTTGGAACGAACAGTTCCAAGAAATTTCGGTGCATGTAATGGGTATTATTCAATTGGAAGTATTAGAGGAAGTATTAAGAGAGCGATTTGGGCTTGATGTACAATTTGGCAAGCCACAAATTTTATATATGGAAACGATTAATACTTGTGTTACAGGTTGTGGCCATTTCGAACCGCTCAAGCATTATGCAGAAGTTCATCTAAAAATGGAACCAAATGAACGTGGAAAAGGCAATACATTTTCGAATGCCTGTCATGCAGATGATTTATCCGTTGGGCATCAGCGCTTAATTGAAAAACATCTTTTTGAAAAAGAACATCACGGGTTATTGACTGGATTTTCTGTGACGGATATTCATTTCACGTTACTAACAGGTCGAGCCCATAATAAACATACAACGGGTGGGGATTTTAGAGAAGCGACGTTTCGAGCGTTACGTCAAGGTTTAGAGCAAGTTCCTAATGTATTACTCGAACCATTTTATCGTTTTAAGATGAAGGCATCCAATGAACATATTGGGCGGATGATGTCTGATATTCAGCAAGCAAGTGGCATATTTGATGCGCCAATTCTAACCGAAGATAAAGTAGTTATTGTTGGAAGAGCACCGGTTGCAACTTTTATGGATTACAGCACGCAATTGGCGACCTATACAAATGGTAAAGGGGCATTAACTCTGCAATTTGATGGCTATGATTTATGTCATAATTCAGCTGAGGTTATTGAACAAATTGGTTATAACAAATATGCAGATCCAGCGTACACGTCTTCAAGTATTTTTTGTGCAAAGGGCAAGGGGTATAGTGTACCTTGGCAGGAAGCAAAAGCAGCGATGCATTGTTTAGTTGAAAATTAA
- a CDS encoding NUDIX hydrolase, with protein sequence MNYQWLEWAKRIQALSQTGLAFSKDVFDTERYEELRKISAEIMSEYTELEMSKIEDLFTNEIGYQTPKVDVRGVVFKDNQILMVKEKKDDKWALPGGFCDIGLSPSENVVKEIKEESGYDVMPIRLLALLDKNKHPHPPDPYHYYKIFILCEIIGGEATVGIETSSIQFFSEDNLPKLSTTRVTESQIHLLFEFLRKPEKGTLID encoded by the coding sequence ATGAATTATCAATGGTTAGAGTGGGCAAAGAGAATACAAGCTCTTTCTCAAACGGGATTAGCCTTTTCTAAAGATGTTTTTGATACTGAGCGTTACGAAGAGTTACGAAAGATTAGTGCAGAGATTATGTCTGAATATACTGAACTTGAAATGAGTAAAATAGAGGATTTGTTTACAAATGAAATAGGGTACCAAACGCCAAAAGTCGATGTACGTGGTGTTGTTTTTAAAGATAATCAAATTTTAATGGTAAAAGAAAAAAAGGATGATAAATGGGCTTTACCAGGGGGATTTTGCGATATTGGATTGTCCCCTTCAGAGAATGTAGTAAAAGAAATTAAAGAGGAATCTGGGTATGATGTAATGCCAATCAGATTACTTGCTTTATTAGATAAAAATAAGCACCCACATCCACCCGACCCATATCATTACTATAAGATATTTATACTGTGTGAGATTATTGGAGGGGAAGCTACTGTAGGAATAGAAACGAGTAGCATTCAATTTTTTTCGGAAGATAATTTACCGAAGCTCTCTACTACTAGAGTTACTGAGTCGCAAATTCATTTACTATTCGAATTTTTAAGGAAACCCGAGAAGGGAACCCTAATTGATTGA
- a CDS encoding 1,4-dihydroxy-2-naphthoate polyprenyltransferase has product MGQEKEISSFKLMWKMTRPHTLTATFAPIILGTVAALYETQLDWKLFAAMMVACLALQIATNLFNEYYDFKRGLDTSDSVGIGGGIVRHGLQPNNVLTVALLLYLLAAIIGVYICMNSSWWLVVLGLIGMAVGYLYTGGPFPIAYTPFGELFAGLFMGTFFVLIAFFIQTDTLTIESILISLPVGILVGAINMANNIRDIDEDIKGGRKTLAILLGREKAVFVLASGFVIAYLWIVVIVLMGYISPWAFMIILGVKKPIAAIQGFKKGATEPSYMKVAMKSTAITNTIFGFLLSVGLLISYLF; this is encoded by the coding sequence ATGGGACAAGAAAAAGAGATTAGTTCTTTTAAATTAATGTGGAAAATGACACGTCCACATACATTAACGGCAACATTTGCGCCAATTATTTTAGGGACAGTTGCAGCACTATATGAAACGCAACTCGATTGGAAATTGTTTGCTGCGATGATGGTGGCGTGTTTAGCATTGCAAATTGCAACGAATTTATTTAACGAATATTATGATTTTAAACGTGGGTTAGACACTTCAGATTCAGTAGGTATAGGCGGAGGCATTGTTCGTCACGGATTGCAACCTAATAATGTATTAACAGTTGCTTTATTATTATATCTTTTAGCGGCGATTATCGGCGTCTATATTTGTATGAATAGTAGCTGGTGGTTAGTCGTTTTAGGTTTAATTGGTATGGCGGTAGGTTATTTATACACAGGGGGACCATTCCCGATTGCGTATACACCATTTGGAGAATTATTTGCAGGATTATTCATGGGAACGTTTTTTGTATTAATTGCTTTCTTTATCCAAACAGATACATTAACAATTGAAAGTATTTTGATTTCCCTTCCAGTAGGCATTTTAGTTGGAGCTATCAACATGGCTAATAATATTCGAGATATCGATGAGGATATTAAGGGTGGACGAAAAACTTTAGCAATCCTTTTGGGAAGAGAAAAGGCTGTGTTCGTATTAGCTTCTGGCTTTGTTATTGCCTATTTATGGATCGTTGTAATTGTGTTAATGGGTTATATTAGTCCTTGGGCGTTTATGATAATCCTAGGTGTTAAAAAACCGATTGCGGCAATTCAAGGTTTCAAAAAAGGCGCAACAGAACCGAGCTATATGAAAGTAGCGATGAAATCAACAGCCATAACGAATACAATTTTTGGTTTCCTATTGTCAGTAGGGTTATTAATCAGCTACTTATTTTAA
- a CDS encoding RsiV family protein yields MGNIVQLSPVPINTFCIGSGKDQIVYYPQVALCENSLWESKMNYAIYEQVMELISIQFGNMPTTVEQMLGFYEIKNNQRQVLSLSLSNYTYHYHAAHGLTYIKSLTFDLEQQRICKLNDLFIPGSNYEKVLSDIIKKQIVQRDIQLLDGFTEIQPNQDFYIADKVLVIYFQLYDITPYVEGFPMFPISVFDLREIIDENGPLGRMAINN; encoded by the coding sequence ATGGGAAATATCGTTCAACTATCTCCAGTTCCTATAAATACGTTTTGTATAGGAAGCGGTAAGGATCAGATTGTATATTATCCGCAAGTGGCATTATGTGAAAATAGTTTATGGGAAAGTAAAATGAATTATGCGATTTACGAACAGGTGATGGAACTTATTTCGATACAATTTGGGAATATGCCGACAACGGTTGAACAAATGCTAGGTTTTTATGAAATTAAAAATAACCAACGTCAGGTACTGAGTTTATCTCTTTCTAATTATACGTACCATTACCATGCAGCACATGGTTTGACGTATATAAAATCATTAACATTTGATTTAGAACAGCAGCGCATATGCAAACTGAATGACTTGTTTATACCTGGAAGTAATTACGAAAAGGTTCTTTCGGATATTATAAAGAAACAAATAGTGCAGCGAGATATCCAATTGCTAGATGGATTTACAGAGATTCAACCGAACCAAGATTTTTATATTGCGGATAAGGTGTTAGTAATTTACTTTCAGTTATATGATATTACTCCGTATGTTGAGGGATTTCCGATGTTCCCGATTTCTGTATTTGATTTGAGAGAGATTATTGATGAAAACGGTCCCCTTGGTAGAATGGCGATTAATAATTAA
- a CDS encoding histidine--tRNA ligase, whose product MKKMDYQNVRGTQDFLPQAEVVRRKIRRTLEDTFILYGCKPLETPIINYTDLMASKYAGGAEILQEMYTLTDRGERDLALRYDLTIPFAKVVAMNPELTIPFKRYEIGKVFRDGPIKAGRFREFTQCDVDIVGVESQAAEAELMMMAVDAFEKLNVNITIQFNNRKLLYGLLQHFEVPAEHMNRVILILDKMEKIDRATLIKELTELQLSKDSLIAIEGFLDVAPTLEYFDQYVTQNEFVHQGVEELRELTNFLTALNLTSCVFNPFLARGLEIYTGTIYEIFLADGAIKSSIGSGGRYDNAIGGLIGTDQAFATVGISFGLDVIYTAFELAGKVEKNASVIDIYIIPIATEIEALQLASALRKDGNRVEVELSGKKVRKAMEKANRENVCKVIVLGEDEVRKNQFLLKDMKSGEVLEIEFKF is encoded by the coding sequence ATGAAGAAAATGGATTATCAAAATGTACGAGGGACACAGGATTTTTTACCGCAAGCTGAGGTTGTAAGACGTAAAATTCGTCGTACATTGGAAGATACATTTATCTTATATGGCTGCAAACCACTTGAAACACCGATTATTAACTACACCGATTTAATGGCGTCGAAATATGCGGGTGGGGCAGAAATTTTGCAGGAAATGTATACATTAACAGACCGTGGTGAACGTGATTTAGCATTGCGTTATGATTTAACGATACCGTTTGCAAAAGTAGTGGCTATGAATCCTGAACTAACGATACCATTTAAGCGCTACGAAATCGGCAAAGTATTTCGTGATGGGCCGATTAAAGCAGGGCGTTTCCGTGAATTTACACAGTGTGATGTAGATATTGTCGGAGTAGAATCACAGGCAGCAGAAGCAGAACTCATGATGATGGCAGTCGATGCCTTCGAAAAGTTAAATGTGAATATTACCATTCAATTTAATAACCGCAAGCTATTATATGGGCTATTACAACATTTTGAAGTACCAGCTGAGCACATGAATCGTGTTATTTTGATTTTAGATAAGATGGAGAAAATTGACCGTGCAACATTGATAAAAGAGCTAACGGAATTACAGCTATCAAAGGATTCTTTAATAGCAATTGAAGGATTTTTAGACGTAGCGCCAACACTTGAATATTTCGACCAATACGTTACGCAAAATGAATTTGTTCATCAAGGTGTGGAGGAATTACGTGAGTTAACGAACTTTTTAACAGCACTAAATCTAACTTCCTGTGTATTTAATCCATTTTTAGCTCGCGGTCTTGAAATCTATACAGGAACAATTTATGAAATTTTCTTAGCAGATGGTGCGATTAAATCGAGTATTGGTAGTGGTGGGCGTTACGATAATGCGATTGGAGGTTTAATCGGAACGGATCAAGCCTTTGCAACAGTAGGGATTTCATTTGGCTTAGATGTAATTTATACAGCATTTGAATTAGCTGGGAAAGTAGAAAAAAATGCATCTGTAATTGATATTTATATTATTCCAATCGCTACAGAAATAGAGGCCTTACAATTAGCATCGGCATTACGAAAAGACGGAAATCGTGTAGAGGTAGAACTAAGTGGCAAAAAGGTACGAAAAGCAATGGAAAAGGCAAATCGTGAAAATGTGTGTAAAGTGATCGTTTTAGGCGAAGATGAAGTAAGGAAAAATCAATTCTTATTGAAGGATATGAAAAGTGGAGAAGTACTGGAAATCGAATTTAAATTTTAA
- a CDS encoding S16 family serine protease, with amino-acid sequence MINENLKFVIQLLLPIIFYVVGLVAYYVDIINLAIFMVFILVAFIISIACVFYYRNRKKQKMIFTAITILMLLLSLFEFRLLAYEFTTFIVTSYNEPLEVVDNSGIHVLAVHETEIQHFKDLGYMIHSVEQLQNREVLDYVEVTNRMRYHSKNIQLLSYITPSKNYFNKMKGNVITYLNFESKNLEKFFNRDDIEGDSAGLALALSGLIEKKELHNNRPVAVTGAIDGFGNVMEIGSIKAKILIAEKYHLPYIILPVENATEAQKVKSEQNLNIEIIAVEHVDEAVSEIERIQTVK; translated from the coding sequence ATGATAAATGAAAATTTGAAATTCGTCATTCAACTACTCTTGCCAATTATTTTTTATGTTGTTGGTTTAGTTGCTTATTATGTTGATATCATAAATTTAGCCATATTTATGGTGTTTATATTGGTAGCCTTTATAATATCTATCGCTTGCGTATTTTATTATCGAAATAGGAAAAAGCAAAAGATGATTTTTACAGCAATTACTATTCTAATGCTGTTACTCTCACTTTTCGAATTTCGTCTACTAGCCTATGAATTTACTACATTCATCGTTACGAGCTATAACGAGCCTTTAGAAGTTGTTGATAATTCTGGTATTCATGTACTAGCTGTCCATGAAACGGAGATTCAGCATTTTAAGGATTTAGGTTATATGATCCATTCAGTAGAACAGTTGCAAAATAGAGAAGTTTTGGATTATGTGGAAGTGACAAATAGGATGCGCTACCATTCTAAAAATATACAATTATTAAGTTATATTACCCCTTCAAAAAATTATTTTAATAAAATGAAGGGAAATGTAATTACCTATTTAAATTTTGAATCTAAAAACCTGGAAAAGTTTTTCAATCGAGATGATATAGAAGGAGATAGTGCAGGGCTAGCTTTGGCATTAAGTGGTTTGATTGAAAAAAAGGAACTTCACAATAATCGACCAGTAGCAGTTACTGGTGCGATAGATGGTTTTGGAAATGTCATGGAAATTGGTTCTATAAAGGCAAAAATATTAATTGCGGAGAAATATCATTTGCCCTATATTATCTTACCTGTAGAAAATGCTACTGAGGCGCAAAAAGTGAAATCAGAGCAAAATTTAAACATCGAAATCATAGCAGTTGAGCATGTTGATGAGGCAGTTAGTGAAATTGAAAGGATTCAGACAGTTAAGTAA
- a CDS encoding multicopper oxidase family protein, which produces MCVLKVPENPLNPINPAVPDTIPKFVTPLIKPPTATPRPNKNYPIGSYYEIRMMKSRHQFHKNFPYTEVWGYDGIVPGPTIEAKKDQTTYVKYLNKLPDKHFLPVDLSLHGVNNSSEVRTVVHLHGANVASESDGHPEAWYTRDYTATGPTFKRQVHEYTNHQPGTTMWYHDHCMGLTRLNVCAGLAGFYLLRDSSEERLQLPKGNYEIPLLIQDKSFNEDGSIFYPTKLDPPFPLPVPDQLPLPDPTVTLGYVGNTIQVNGKIWPYLNVEPRKYRFRILNGSNRRSYKLRLSNNDVLYQIGTDGGFLEATTEIQTVELNPAERVDVIIDFSNYKNEEILLMNDDDEFPDEHTNVIMKFNVTLPLKGQDSSQIPTLLEPSMDLHEHHAHTIRNLPLTSTLDRYGRLMLMLDDKMYHDPATEKPALDSIEIWNFINTTPVFHPIHLHLVQFKIIERRPFNVDLYVAEGKLEFTGEPEEPRDYERGWKDTVKADIGKVTKIIMHWKEHTGNYMWHCHFLEHEDHDMMRPIRVIEDAHPVQPPHLDDH; this is translated from the coding sequence ATGTGCGTATTGAAAGTCCCTGAAAATCCATTAAATCCAATAAACCCAGCAGTTCCTGATACTATCCCTAAATTTGTAACTCCATTAATAAAGCCACCCACTGCTACTCCAAGGCCGAATAAAAATTACCCGATAGGTTCTTATTATGAAATAAGGATGATGAAATCAAGACATCAATTTCATAAAAATTTTCCATACACTGAAGTTTGGGGTTATGACGGAATCGTACCCGGTCCAACTATCGAAGCAAAAAAAGATCAAACGACCTATGTAAAATACTTAAACAAACTTCCAGACAAGCACTTCTTACCGGTTGATTTGAGTTTGCACGGGGTTAATAATTCATCTGAAGTTCGAACTGTTGTCCATCTACACGGGGCAAATGTGGCTTCTGAAAGCGATGGTCATCCAGAAGCATGGTATACACGAGATTATACCGCTACCGGCCCAACCTTTAAACGCCAAGTACATGAATATACCAATCATCAACCTGGAACAACCATGTGGTATCACGACCATTGTATGGGTTTGACGCGATTAAATGTTTGTGCAGGATTAGCGGGCTTTTATCTACTTCGTGATTCTTCAGAAGAACGCTTGCAATTACCAAAGGGAAACTACGAAATCCCTCTCCTCATTCAAGATAAATCATTTAATGAAGATGGTTCTATTTTTTATCCCACTAAACTAGACCCACCATTTCCACTTCCCGTTCCTGACCAACTCCCACTGCCAGACCCTACCGTTACATTAGGTTACGTGGGTAATACGATTCAAGTAAACGGAAAAATATGGCCTTATTTAAATGTAGAACCTAGAAAGTATCGTTTCCGTATACTAAACGGCTCGAATCGAAGAAGTTATAAATTGCGTCTTTCAAACAATGATGTACTCTACCAAATCGGAACAGATGGTGGATTTTTAGAAGCCACGACCGAAATTCAAACAGTAGAATTAAACCCTGCTGAACGTGTAGATGTGATTATTGATTTCAGTAATTATAAGAATGAAGAAATTCTATTAATGAATGATGACGATGAGTTTCCTGATGAACATACGAATGTGATTATGAAATTTAATGTTACGTTACCTTTAAAAGGTCAAGATTCAAGTCAAATTCCGACTCTATTAGAACCCTCAATGGATTTGCACGAGCATCATGCACACACGATTCGTAATCTCCCTCTAACTAGCACGCTAGACCGTTATGGCAGACTGATGCTCATGTTAGACGATAAAATGTACCATGATCCTGCAACAGAAAAACCTGCTTTAGACAGCATTGAAATTTGGAATTTCATCAATACCACGCCCGTTTTCCATCCGATTCATCTCCATTTAGTACAATTTAAAATAATTGAGCGTCGGCCATTTAATGTAGATCTTTATGTAGCAGAAGGGAAATTGGAATTCACGGGTGAACCAGAAGAACCTCGTGACTATGAAAGAGGTTGGAAGGATACAGTAAAAGCAGACATTGGGAAAGTTACAAAAATCATTATGCATTGGAAGGAACATACCGGAAATTATATGTGGCATTGTCATTTTCTTGAACATGAAGATCACGACATGATGCGCCCGATACGTGTTATAGAAGATGCCCACCCCGTTCAGCCACCACATCTTGATGATCACTAA